The Inediibacterium massiliense genome has a segment encoding these proteins:
- a CDS encoding MATE family efflux transporter, giving the protein MNGDNRIKLMREGKVSTSLLKFGIPMVISMLVTALYNVVDTYFVGRLGTSPMAAVAVAFPISIIFCGLGLMFGCGGGSYISRLLGQKNQEKANQVASIALFSSIIIGIILSIIILIFLEEILIFMGATKTILPYAKDYAVIFIISAIFSTGNVAIGNLAVSQGASNITLTAMITGAILNMTLDPLMIYTFGLGIKGAAIATLISQMVNTLVYVSFFATEKSYIKIKMKYCKLDQEIYRQIFKIGISMLLLQVFSSISMSLISREASNYGDSAVAAMGLVLRIITLGSNVVFGFIKGFQPLAGYSYGAKNYERLKEAIHIILKWTTVFCILWTIVTFIFTNPIISLFSNHQEVIDIAKKALRANTIMFFTFGFQFVYSTLFLSLGKAKIGGILSMSRQGIFLIPILWILPQFMGLSGVMYAQAIADLFTTILTIVFAVKIHKQINILEGKSVLN; this is encoded by the coding sequence ATGAATGGAGATAATAGAATAAAGTTGATGAGGGAGGGAAAAGTCTCAACATCTTTGTTAAAATTTGGAATACCCATGGTTATTAGTATGCTTGTAACAGCTCTTTATAATGTGGTAGATACTTATTTTGTAGGGAGATTGGGAACAAGTCCTATGGCAGCAGTTGCTGTAGCTTTTCCTATTTCAATTATTTTTTGTGGACTTGGATTAATGTTTGGATGTGGAGGAGGTTCTTACATATCAAGACTCCTTGGACAAAAAAATCAAGAAAAAGCCAATCAAGTTGCCTCTATTGCTTTATTTAGCAGTATTATTATAGGAATCATTTTATCAATAATTATATTGATTTTTCTAGAAGAAATTTTAATTTTTATGGGAGCCACAAAGACTATATTACCTTATGCAAAAGATTATGCTGTGATTTTTATAATCAGTGCAATTTTTAGCACAGGAAACGTAGCAATAGGAAATTTAGCAGTATCACAGGGAGCTTCTAATATTACTTTAACTGCAATGATTACAGGAGCTATTTTAAATATGACACTAGACCCTTTGATGATTTATACCTTTGGATTGGGTATTAAAGGAGCAGCTATTGCAACTCTTATATCTCAAATGGTGAACACACTTGTATATGTATCTTTTTTCGCAACAGAAAAAAGTTATATCAAAATAAAAATGAAATATTGTAAGCTAGATCAAGAAATATATAGACAAATTTTTAAAATAGGAATTTCAATGTTGCTATTACAAGTATTTTCAAGTATATCTATGAGTTTAATTTCTAGAGAAGCAAGTAATTATGGAGATTCGGCAGTAGCTGCAATGGGGCTTGTATTAAGAATAATTACATTAGGAAGCAATGTTGTATTTGGATTTATTAAAGGATTTCAGCCCTTAGCAGGGTACAGCTATGGAGCAAAGAACTATGAAAGATTAAAAGAAGCTATTCATATCATTTTGAAATGGACGACTGTATTTTGTATTTTATGGACAATTGTAACTTTTATTTTTACCAATCCTATTATTTCTTTATTTAGTAATCATCAAGAGGTTATTGATATTGCTAAAAAAGCTTTAAGAGCAAATACAATTATGTTTTTTACTTTTGGATTTCAATTTGTATATTCAACTTTATTTTTATCCCTTGGAAAAGCTAAGATAGGTGGTATATTAAGTATGAGTAGACAGGGAATTTTTTTAATTCCTATCCTATGGATTTTGCCACAATTTATGGGGCTTAGTGGAGTCATGTATGCTCAAGCAATAGCAGATTTATTCACAACAATTTTGACTATTGTATTTGCAGTAAAAATTCATAAGCAGATTAATATACTGGAAGGAAAAAGTGTTTTAAATTAG
- a CDS encoding TrkA C-terminal domain-containing protein, with protein sequence MRKPKNSQCKSIAKYEKIALDIAYSIYNDEWKVGEMVKGRSTLAGKYSVSPETIRRALKLLEELQVVSVIDKKGILIQSKEAANTFIKEYKSKDRILTLREDITNLIEEKKLIEETIVNRLDDIIEQAMILRNIGIIYPLELKISKNSHIVGKSIGEVKFWEYTGATIIGIHRCGHLYLSPGPKLIFYPNDIVFYVGNAANISERVNRFVNG encoded by the coding sequence ATGAGGAAGCCTAAAAATAGTCAATGTAAATCTATTGCAAAGTATGAAAAAATAGCATTAGATATAGCATATAGTATCTATAATGATGAATGGAAAGTAGGGGAGATGGTTAAAGGACGATCTACCTTAGCAGGAAAGTATAGTGTTTCACCTGAGACTATTAGAAGGGCATTAAAACTCCTTGAAGAGCTTCAAGTCGTATCTGTAATAGATAAAAAAGGAATTCTAATTCAGTCTAAAGAAGCAGCAAACACTTTTATTAAAGAGTACAAATCTAAAGATAGAATACTCACTCTTAGAGAAGATATTACAAATCTTATAGAGGAGAAAAAGCTTATTGAAGAAACCATTGTGAATCGATTAGATGATATTATTGAGCAAGCAATGATTTTAAGAAATATTGGCATTATTTATCCTTTAGAACTAAAGATATCTAAAAATAGCCATATAGTAGGAAAATCTATTGGAGAGGTAAAGTTTTGGGAATATACAGGTGCAACTATTATAGGAATTCATCGATGTGGACATCTTTATCTTTCTCCTGGACCTAAGCTAATTTTTTATCCTAATGATATTGTTTTTTATGTAGGCAATGCAGCTAATATATCTGAAAGAGTTAATAGATTTGTAAATGGATAA
- a CDS encoding GNAT family N-acetyltransferase encodes MELKRGILAKHNGENRIQDSYIMRLIKWQEAEQAVLLQNFVYEQLINKQVLYTDSYENMIKDMKAGAKIIGVFNKDNELIAYRHIAFPGVSDRNLGNDIHLPENELLKVAHLERTVVHPDYRGNNLQSITLQEAVPLIKELGYRHLVCTVSPFNLFSLYNIIKNGLKIKALKEKYQTGKDTHDGLWRFILHRELEPVNNIEHTQSFSVSLNDFKAQEDLINDGFIGHWLFKESKLLNYVR; translated from the coding sequence ATGGAATTAAAAAGAGGGATATTGGCAAAACATAATGGAGAAAATAGGATACAGGATTCATATATAATGAGATTAATAAAATGGCAAGAAGCAGAACAAGCAGTTTTACTTCAAAATTTTGTTTATGAACAATTGATCAACAAGCAAGTTTTATATACAGATTCTTATGAAAATATGATAAAGGATATGAAAGCAGGAGCTAAGATCATTGGAGTTTTTAACAAAGATAACGAGTTGATTGCTTATAGGCATATTGCTTTTCCTGGGGTATCAGATCGGAATTTAGGAAATGACATTCATTTACCAGAAAATGAGCTTTTAAAAGTAGCTCATTTAGAAAGAACGGTAGTTCACCCTGATTATAGAGGAAATAACTTGCAAAGTATAACATTGCAAGAGGCTGTACCTTTGATAAAAGAATTAGGGTATAGGCATCTAGTGTGTACTGTTTCTCCATTTAATTTATTTAGTCTTTATAATATTATAAAAAATGGACTCAAGATTAAAGCGTTAAAAGAAAAATATCAAACAGGAAAAGATACACACGATGGGTTATGGAGATTTATTCTTCATAGAGAATTAGAACCAGTAAATAATATAGAGCATACTCAAAGTTTTTCAGTATCACTAAATGATTTTAAAGCTCAAGAAGATTTGATCAATGATGGATTTATTGGACATTGGCTATTTAAAGAAAGTAAATTACTCAATTATGTAAGGTAA
- a CDS encoding undecaprenyl-diphosphate phosphatase yields MEIIFLVIQSTILGIVEGLTEFLPVSSTGHLVIFQNLIGFKGTSANYVEMYTYVIQLGAILAVVILYWNKIKDTLINFFPQKVGYERSGFRFWFMIFIACIPGGVFGVLLDDLAEQYLFSPVSVAITLFLGGIWMIYAEKKFRRNKHTGGELKVTVKQAWIVGIFQCLAIIPGMSRSASTIIGGWVSGLSTVAAAEFSFFLAIPVMVGMSFLKLVKMGGLFILTTQEIISLAVGFIVSFIVALIVIGKFISYLKKRPMKIFAIYRMIFAIIVLGTGFLGIFH; encoded by the coding sequence ATGGAAATTATATTTTTAGTCATTCAATCTACTATTCTAGGAATTGTAGAAGGATTAACGGAATTTTTACCTGTGTCATCAACAGGACATCTTGTGATTTTTCAAAATTTAATAGGTTTTAAAGGAACAAGTGCAAATTATGTTGAGATGTATACATATGTGATACAATTAGGAGCTATACTGGCTGTAGTTATCCTTTATTGGAATAAAATAAAAGATACTCTTATCAATTTTTTCCCGCAAAAAGTTGGGTATGAAAGATCAGGATTTAGATTTTGGTTTATGATTTTTATTGCTTGTATTCCCGGTGGGGTTTTTGGAGTGTTATTAGATGACTTGGCAGAACAATATTTATTTTCACCAGTATCTGTAGCAATTACCTTGTTTTTAGGTGGTATATGGATGATTTATGCTGAAAAAAAATTCAGAAGAAATAAACATACAGGAGGAGAATTAAAAGTTACAGTCAAGCAGGCATGGATTGTAGGTATATTTCAATGTTTAGCTATTATTCCAGGAATGTCGCGTTCAGCTTCTACGATTATAGGGGGATGGGTATCAGGACTTTCTACTGTTGCTGCAGCTGAGTTTTCATTCTTCTTAGCGATTCCAGTTATGGTAGGAATGAGCTTTTTAAAGCTTGTGAAAATGGGAGGGCTGTTTATTCTTACAACTCAAGAAATCATTTCTCTTGCTGTAGGCTTTATCGTTTCCTTTATAGTAGCTTTAATTGTTATAGGTAAGTTTATTTCCTATTTAAAGAAAAGACCAATGAAGATCTTTGCCATATATAGAATGATTTTTGCGATTATAGTTTTGGGAACTGGATTTTTAGGAATATTTCATTAA
- a CDS encoding ArsR/SmtB family transcription factor translates to MAENNMDFEKCDCNVIHEEIIKKVKEKMTCEEKLNDLAEFFKVFGDPTRIKIICALFSSEMCVCDIASLLNMTQSAISHQLRVLKQARLVKNRKDGKVVYYSLDDEHVKQIFDQGLVHINEIR, encoded by the coding sequence ATGGCTGAAAATAATATGGATTTTGAGAAATGTGATTGCAATGTTATTCATGAAGAGATCATAAAAAAAGTGAAAGAGAAAATGACTTGTGAGGAGAAATTAAACGATTTAGCAGAATTTTTTAAGGTGTTTGGTGATCCTACAAGAATCAAGATTATTTGTGCTTTATTTTCTTCAGAAATGTGTGTATGTGATATAGCTAGTTTACTAAATATGACTCAATCTGCTATTTCTCATCAATTGCGTGTTTTAAAGCAAGCGAGACTTGTCAAAAACAGAAAAGATGGGAAAGTAGTATATTATTCTTTAGATGATGAACATGTAAAACAAATATTTGACCAAGGATTAGTACATATTAATGAAATAAGATAA
- a CDS encoding PAS domain-containing sensor histidine kinase translates to MKSFFSIENRKKLNANRYFQYVVFLTIFSEIFLYCAHHSNICMYILGYILKIISFYYLYKVFLKKDFQKYDTKMNDYFIQETQPYKTEEERLLFKKKQSEKIRMRLEKNLQICKKFIEILPLPIVIRDQDKIVYINDETKNLLKLKSKEDAIGKSLLDFLQDDCKDMVKERLILESQQKIGLPLEEQLVCTDGSIVDVEVCVTSIDIDDQEYFMGILRDITHLKKFKKIEKELAEKDEYDRIRSEFFANISHELRTPVNVIYSALQLEEMYFAQQDYESIRKYNKMVKQNCMRLLRIINNLIDMTKINAGYFEPILKGVNIVEVVENIVLSIVDFIKSRDMNIIFDTQLEEDYVNCDINLIERIILNILSNSIKYGKVKGSIEVNIYDEEDRVCISIKDDGIGIPKDQQERIFERFIRIDQSLTRNCEGSGIGLSLVKSLVELQNGTVTLMSDENMGTEIIIKFPRIQMEEDIFNMDSESKEMDQIIKKVELEFSDIYEA, encoded by the coding sequence ATGAAATCTTTTTTTAGTATAGAAAATAGAAAAAAACTCAATGCAAATAGGTATTTTCAGTATGTAGTATTCTTAACGATTTTTTCGGAAATATTTTTATATTGTGCGCATCATTCAAATATTTGTATGTATATATTGGGTTATATTTTAAAGATCATATCTTTTTATTATTTATATAAAGTATTTTTAAAAAAAGATTTTCAAAAATATGATACTAAGATGAATGATTATTTTATACAAGAAACTCAGCCATATAAAACAGAAGAAGAAAGGTTATTATTTAAGAAAAAACAATCAGAGAAAATAAGAATGAGACTAGAGAAGAACCTACAAATTTGTAAAAAATTCATAGAAATACTTCCCCTTCCTATTGTCATAAGAGATCAAGACAAAATTGTATATATTAATGATGAAACCAAAAATTTATTAAAATTAAAAAGTAAAGAAGATGCAATAGGAAAAAGTTTATTAGATTTTTTACAAGATGACTGTAAAGATATGGTGAAAGAAAGATTAATTTTAGAATCACAACAAAAGATTGGACTTCCCCTAGAAGAACAATTGGTATGTACAGATGGAAGTATAGTAGATGTAGAGGTATGTGTAACTTCTATAGACATTGATGATCAAGAATATTTTATGGGAATTTTAAGGGATATTACACATTTAAAAAAGTTCAAAAAAATAGAAAAGGAACTAGCGGAAAAGGACGAATATGACAGAATAAGAAGTGAGTTTTTTGCAAATATTTCTCATGAGTTGAGAACTCCGGTTAATGTAATTTATAGTGCTCTGCAATTAGAAGAAATGTATTTTGCTCAGCAAGACTATGAGTCTATTCGAAAATATAATAAGATGGTTAAACAAAATTGTATGAGATTGCTTCGTATTATTAATAATTTAATAGATATGACTAAAATTAATGCAGGGTATTTTGAACCTATATTAAAAGGTGTAAATATAGTAGAAGTAGTAGAAAATATTGTATTATCTATTGTAGATTTTATAAAAAGCAGAGATATGAATATTATTTTTGATACTCAATTAGAAGAAGATTATGTAAATTGTGATATAAATTTAATTGAAAGAATTATATTAAATATTTTATCAAATTCTATAAAATACGGAAAGGTAAAAGGATCTATTGAGGTAAATATATATGACGAAGAAGATCGGGTATGCATTAGTATAAAAGATGATGGAATTGGGATTCCAAAAGATCAGCAGGAAAGAATATTTGAAAGGTTTATAAGAATTGATCAATCATTGACAAGAAATTGCGAAGGAAGTGGAATTGGTTTATCTTTAGTAAAATCTTTGGTGGAACTTCAAAATGGAACGGTTACATTAATGAGTGATGAAAATATGGGTACGGAAATTATTATTAAATTTCCAAGAATTCAAATGGAAGAAGATATTTTTAATATGGATAGTGAATCCAAAGAGATGGACCAAATTATTAAAAAAGTAGAATTAGAATTTTCAGATATATATGAAGCTTAA
- a CDS encoding heavy metal translocating P-type ATPase, whose translation MSKIQWTLDNLDCAHCASKIEDKIQKIEDIEKATVNFMTKTLTLTFKEDKNLDKIEEQIKDIVQKLEPHVIVKKKIGKTHCKTLSKQISCCSGHHHEHHIHDHCDCHHEHHEEHGHDQCDVPHDHHEEHRHSHEDGDTKKTILKLLLGGVIFSIGLMGEFKGNVELGIFLGAYIIVGGEVIVRALKNIMRGQVFDENFLMTIATFGAFATREFPEGVAVMLFYQVGELFQSIAVNKSRKSITSLMDIRPDFANVKRNGELIKVSPEEVLVNEMIVVKPGEKVPLDGVIAQGKSMVDTSALTGESMPRHVEEGETVLSGFINQRGVICIKVSKEFGESTVSKILELVENASSRKAKAENFITKFAKYYTPAVVIIAAMLAIIPPIFIEGATVVEWLYRASIFLVISCPCALVISIPLGFFGGIGTASKYGILIKGSNYLEALNNVETVIFDKTGTLTQGIFHVTQIDATNGFHKDEVLKYAAYAESYSNHPIAVSIIKEYKDEIYKDKINDYEEISGYGIVVSVEGKKILVGNNKLMDHKKIKFKEIDCVGTILYIAIDEVYAGSIVIEDTLKEDAIEGIQALKDHQVRNIVMLTGDNKKIANKVANELKVHEVYAELLPHEKVEKLENIDHQKTCGRNIVFVGDGINDAPVLARADIGIAMGGLGSDAAIEAADVVIMTDEPSKIATAIKISKRTKRIVIQNIIFALGVKALVLGLGAFGIATMWEAVFADVGVSVIAILNSMRILKFKK comes from the coding sequence ATGAGTAAAATACAATGGACGCTGGATAATCTTGATTGTGCTCATTGTGCTTCAAAAATAGAAGACAAAATTCAAAAAATAGAAGATATAGAAAAAGCAACAGTAAATTTTATGACAAAAACTTTGACCCTTACTTTTAAAGAAGATAAGAATTTAGACAAAATTGAGGAACAAATAAAAGATATTGTTCAGAAATTAGAACCACATGTAATAGTAAAGAAAAAAATAGGAAAAACCCATTGTAAAACTTTATCAAAACAAATAAGCTGCTGTAGTGGACATCATCATGAACATCATATACATGATCATTGTGATTGTCACCATGAACACCATGAAGAGCATGGGCATGATCAGTGTGATGTTCCTCATGATCATCATGAGGAACATAGACATAGTCATGAAGATGGAGATACGAAAAAAACAATTTTAAAGCTTTTATTAGGTGGAGTAATATTTAGTATTGGATTGATGGGAGAATTTAAAGGAAATGTGGAATTAGGAATATTTTTAGGTGCTTATATTATTGTAGGTGGAGAAGTTATAGTAAGAGCGTTAAAAAACATTATGCGTGGGCAAGTATTTGATGAAAATTTTTTAATGACAATTGCAACTTTTGGAGCATTTGCTACTAGAGAATTTCCAGAAGGGGTAGCAGTTATGCTGTTTTATCAAGTGGGAGAACTATTTCAATCTATAGCAGTGAACAAATCTCGTAAATCTATTACATCCTTAATGGACATTAGACCTGATTTTGCAAATGTGAAAAGGAATGGAGAATTGATTAAAGTATCCCCAGAAGAAGTATTAGTTAATGAAATGATTGTTGTAAAGCCAGGGGAAAAAGTTCCATTAGATGGAGTGATTGCACAAGGAAAATCAATGGTAGATACTTCAGCTCTTACAGGAGAATCTATGCCTCGTCATGTAGAAGAAGGAGAAACGGTTTTAAGTGGATTTATCAATCAAAGAGGAGTTATTTGTATAAAAGTAAGTAAAGAGTTTGGAGAGTCTACAGTTTCTAAAATACTAGAGCTTGTAGAAAATGCAAGTAGTCGTAAAGCAAAAGCAGAAAATTTTATTACAAAGTTTGCTAAATATTATACTCCAGCAGTAGTAATCATAGCAGCTATGTTAGCTATAATTCCTCCAATTTTTATAGAGGGTGCAACTGTTGTAGAATGGTTATATAGAGCATCTATATTTTTAGTTATTTCTTGTCCTTGTGCTCTTGTCATATCTATTCCATTAGGATTTTTTGGTGGAATAGGAACTGCATCAAAGTATGGTATTTTAATTAAGGGAAGTAACTATTTAGAAGCACTTAATAATGTAGAAACAGTAATATTTGATAAAACAGGAACACTTACTCAAGGAATATTTCATGTGACACAGATAGATGCAACAAATGGATTTCATAAAGATGAAGTTTTAAAATATGCAGCTTATGCAGAAAGTTACTCTAATCATCCTATAGCTGTTTCGATTATTAAAGAATACAAAGATGAAATCTATAAAGATAAAATCAATGATTATGAAGAGATTTCAGGATATGGAATTGTAGTAAGTGTAGAAGGAAAAAAAATTTTAGTAGGTAACAATAAGCTTATGGATCATAAAAAAATAAAATTTAAAGAAATAGATTGTGTAGGAACCATATTATATATAGCTATAGATGAAGTTTATGCAGGAAGTATAGTTATTGAGGATACTTTAAAAGAGGATGCTATAGAGGGAATTCAAGCTTTAAAGGATCATCAAGTAAGAAATATTGTTATGCTAACAGGAGATAATAAAAAAATAGCCAATAAAGTAGCAAATGAGCTAAAGGTACATGAAGTTTATGCAGAATTATTGCCTCATGAAAAAGTAGAAAAGCTTGAGAATATAGATCATCAAAAAACATGCGGAAGAAATATTGTATTTGTTGGAGATGGAATTAATGATGCTCCCGTTTTGGCAAGAGCAGATATAGGAATTGCTATGGGAGGATTAGGATCAGATGCAGCGATTGAAGCTGCGGATGTGGTAATTATGACAGATGAACCATCAAAAATTGCTACAGCAATAAAAATATCAAAAAGAACAAAAAGAATAGTCATTCAAAATATTATATTTGCATTAGGGGTGAAAGCTTTAGTATTAGGACTAGGGGCATTTGGAATTGCTACTATGTGGGAAGCCGTTTTTGCAGATGTGGGAGTCTCTGTTATTGCCATACTCAATTCTATGAGAATTTTAAAATTTAAAAAATAA
- a CDS encoding pyridoxal phosphate-dependent decarboxylase family protein has protein sequence MREKKERQKWKEILQEKVQPAFLAPWQEEHKEEAFKEIVRETLHNINSLKGDKEEQKCFLGQAKYIIKEQNDILKVKEKAQMPKESTSMKEVMKEVASYFNGMFNWVHPKAMFNVTPPAAIPSVMGNLMGSMFNPNLVEEEYSGNVAALEVEVVGMISKLVGYDPIHTIGHFTFGGTGAYLFATKLALTKCLGKESRWEGIRKDPQILVSKVGHYAVKNCTDWTGLGMNNVRAIDIHEDSSINLDHLEEVMEKCYEEGKPIAMIVATMGTTDAFGIDDLKGISEICDKFVKKHNLKNRPFIYADAVIGWAWSVFNSYDFKENPMEFSKDTLDAIEECTQKIEYLHLADAIGIDFHKTGFTSYNSSMICLKEQTSLDLLIRDKNQMAYLYQFSAYTPGEYTLECSRAGNYALGAWCNLKYFGLEGYRAILGNLIESEKTLRKVIEKESSMVCVNDKDHGLVTLFRVYPKNLGDTLGSKEFAKEQYDREFKDPSYKEALHKYNEYQFKVADELQKMLFKENGPALSFTSNFRVTSYKEPIAAIKAYPMSPYMTCAEEELREHIISYILKAADRVDRQLQNR, from the coding sequence ATGAGAGAAAAAAAAGAAAGACAAAAGTGGAAAGAAATATTGCAAGAGAAAGTGCAACCAGCATTTTTGGCTCCATGGCAAGAGGAACATAAAGAGGAGGCATTTAAAGAGATTGTTAGAGAAACACTACACAATATTAATTCTTTAAAAGGGGATAAAGAAGAACAAAAGTGTTTTTTAGGACAAGCTAAATATATTATTAAAGAGCAAAATGATATTTTGAAAGTAAAGGAAAAAGCTCAAATGCCTAAAGAGTCTACTTCAATGAAAGAAGTAATGAAGGAGGTAGCTTCTTATTTTAATGGTATGTTTAATTGGGTACATCCAAAAGCTATGTTTAATGTAACACCACCTGCCGCTATTCCATCTGTTATGGGTAATTTGATGGGATCTATGTTTAATCCTAATTTAGTAGAAGAAGAATATTCAGGAAATGTTGCAGCTTTAGAGGTAGAAGTTGTAGGAATGATTTCAAAACTTGTAGGGTATGATCCTATCCATACTATAGGACATTTTACTTTTGGAGGAACTGGAGCTTATTTGTTTGCTACAAAATTAGCTTTAACCAAATGTCTCGGAAAAGAAAGTAGATGGGAAGGAATTCGAAAAGATCCTCAAATTTTAGTATCAAAGGTTGGACATTATGCTGTAAAGAATTGTACAGATTGGACAGGCTTAGGAATGAATAATGTAAGAGCAATAGATATTCATGAAGATAGTTCTATCAATCTAGATCATTTAGAAGAAGTTATGGAAAAGTGTTATGAGGAAGGTAAACCGATTGCTATGATTGTTGCAACTATGGGGACTACAGATGCTTTTGGGATAGATGATTTAAAAGGTATTTCAGAAATATGTGATAAATTTGTAAAAAAACATAACCTAAAAAATAGGCCTTTTATCTATGCAGATGCAGTAATAGGATGGGCATGGAGTGTGTTTAATTCTTATGATTTCAAAGAAAATCCTATGGAGTTTTCAAAAGATACTTTAGACGCTATAGAAGAATGTACACAGAAAATAGAGTACCTTCATCTTGCAGATGCTATAGGAATAGATTTTCATAAAACAGGATTTACATCTTATAATTCAAGTATGATTTGTTTAAAGGAGCAAACTTCATTAGACCTTTTAATTAGAGATAAAAATCAAATGGCATACTTATATCAATTTAGTGCATATACCCCAGGTGAATATACATTAGAATGTTCAAGAGCAGGAAATTACGCTCTTGGAGCTTGGTGTAACTTAAAGTATTTTGGACTTGAAGGATATAGAGCTATTTTAGGAAATTTAATAGAATCAGAAAAGACTTTACGTAAAGTGATAGAAAAAGAATCTTCTATGGTATGTGTAAATGATAAAGATCATGGATTAGTAACTTTATTTAGAGTATATCCAAAGAATTTAGGAGATACATTAGGAAGTAAGGAATTTGCTAAAGAGCAATATGACAGAGAGTTTAAAGATCCAAGTTATAAAGAAGCTCTTCACAAATACAATGAATATCAATTTAAAGTCGCAGATGAGTTACAAAAGATGCTATTTAAAGAAAATGGGCCTGCTCTAAGTTTTACAAGTAATTTTAGGGTAACGAGTTATAAAGAGCCTATAGCAGCTATAAAGGCATATCCTATGTCGCCTTATATGACTTGTGCTGAAGAAGAATTAAGAGAACATATTATTTCTTATATTTTAAAGGCAGCAGATCGAGTGGATCGTCAATTACAAAATAGATAG
- a CDS encoding DUF1002 domain-containing protein codes for MRRKFVLLCMVLFLLTSFSYADSFKVVTLGADLTQDQKNNMLKEFNIEDGDGQIIYVTNEEEREYLKGIASLSKIGNRAISCAYVKPLEEDSGIKVSISNLTWVTEEMIASSLTTAGVKDVEVKASAPFKVSGTAALTGIMKGFEKATGKELSQDAKNAANKEIITTGELGDQFGKDKAVEIMQEVKKEVIDNNVKTPDDIRTIIQKVAKHNDVNLSEEQIQKIIDVMNQISKLDLNMKEISNQLKDIGGKLSQVISQNEEAKSLLTKIIDMLQSIMNKIKNWI; via the coding sequence ATGAGGAGAAAGTTTGTTTTATTATGTATGGTTTTATTTTTGCTAACTTCTTTTTCATATGCAGATAGTTTTAAGGTAGTAACTTTGGGAGCTGATTTGACCCAGGATCAAAAAAATAATATGCTCAAAGAATTTAATATAGAAGATGGAGATGGACAAATTATATATGTAACGAATGAAGAGGAAAGAGAATATTTAAAAGGGATTGCATCTTTATCGAAAATAGGTAATAGAGCTATATCTTGTGCGTATGTAAAACCTTTAGAAGAAGATTCAGGAATAAAGGTTTCTATTTCAAATTTAACTTGGGTAACTGAAGAAATGATTGCAAGTTCTTTAACAACAGCAGGAGTGAAGGACGTAGAGGTAAAAGCATCAGCACCTTTTAAAGTATCTGGTACGGCAGCCCTAACAGGAATTATGAAAGGATTTGAAAAGGCAACAGGAAAAGAATTAAGTCAAGATGCAAAAAATGCAGCGAATAAAGAAATTATTACAACAGGAGAATTAGGAGATCAATTTGGAAAAGACAAAGCGGTAGAGATTATGCAGGAAGTGAAAAAAGAAGTAATAGACAATAATGTAAAAACTCCTGATGATATTAGAACCATTATACAAAAAGTTGCAAAACATAATGATGTAAATTTGTCAGAAGAACAAATTCAAAAAATTATAGATGTAATGAATCAAATTAGCAAATTAGATTTAAATATGAAAGAAATATCTAATCAATTAAAGGATATTGGAGGAAAATTATCACAAGTTATTTCACAAAATGAAGAGGCAAAATCTCTTTTGACTAAGATTATAGACATGTTACAAAGTATTATGAATAAAATTAAAAACTGGATATAA